Below is a window of Clostridia bacterium DNA.
TTACCGCACGGTCTGGAACGTTTGCCTGACCTTTCTGCGCGAAGCGTCCGACGTTGAGGACGCGGTGCAGGATACCTTCGTCAAGCTCGCGCTTTCCCGCCGCGATTTCGCGGACTCGGACGGCGTAAAGGCGTGGCTGATCGCGGTCGCGAAGAACGTCTGCCGCGACGAGCTGCGCAAAAAGCGGCGCGGCGACCTGCCGCTTGAAGAGGAACGCTGCGGCTCCGCCGACGATCCCGAGCCGGACGAAACGCTTGAGGCGGTGCGTTCGCTGAATGAAAAATACCGTATACCGATATATCTTTTTTATTACGAGGGACTTTCCACCGCGCAGATAGCGCGGCTGACCGGCAGAAAGGAATCGACGGTGCGCAGCGATCTGAGCCGCGGCAGAAACGAGCTGCGGCGCATACTTGAAAGGAGCGAATGATGAAAGACGAAAGAATAATCTCGGCGTTTGACCGCGCCGCGCCGGACGAGGCGGCGGTCGGTCGTATGCTCGAGGGGATAAAAGCGAAGACTGCGGAACGCGGAACGGAAACCGCACGCCCGGCGCGTCTGCGTCTGCGGCGCACGGTGCTGATTGCCGCGTGCACGGCGGCGATCGCGGCGCTCAGCGTGACGGGATACGCGGCGTATAAGCGCTGGACGCTGCCCGCGCCGGAGACGTATCCGGAAACGGAAAACGGCGGTATCATCCGCGATATAAGCAGCGC
It encodes the following:
- a CDS encoding sigma-70 family RNA polymerase sigma factor, translated to MSLEELERVYRTHYRTVWNVCLTFLREASDVEDAVQDTFVKLALSRRDFADSDGVKAWLIAVAKNVCRDELRKKRRGDLPLEEERCGSADDPEPDETLEAVRSLNEKYRIPIYLFYYEGLSTAQIARLTGRKESTVRSDLSRGRNELRRILERSE